A window of the Ipomoea triloba cultivar NCNSP0323 chromosome 14, ASM357664v1 genome harbors these coding sequences:
- the LOC116004036 gene encoding uncharacterized protein LOC116004036: MGIVQFPQECMKVSPNADQSKYYKFHRQVGHDTDECNVLKRQIEELIQRGYFRQFVKRTGQQKSGQQQPQHNLPKNVWKKDDSSELSSSSGKKREHDQVTITERDLSDKDSEEPRKHKKQTIHFIYGGPAGGDTQVERKKWSRQLYVGEVVSLPKGKKQRREAITFSDDDLPEGPLPHRDALVIKMEINDSIVHRILVDTGSSVNVMYYDAFTKLGLPRNQLKEVRTPLSGFTGDSIETEGSVVLPVEIGVSPNTSKMNMEFIVVKLTCAHNIILGRPALEDLKAVISMEHLCMKFPTPYGIGVARGDQRAARSCYVKACKKIGQKDLQVHTIAERVLKEEEG, encoded by the coding sequence ATGGGGATCGTGCAATTTCCGCAAGAGTGCATGAAAGTCTCCCCAAATGCGGATCAATCCAAGTATTACAAATTCCATAGGCAGGTGGGCCATGATACCGATGAATGCAACGTGTTAAAACGCCAGATTGAAGAACTCATCCAGAGGGGATATTTCAGACAATTCGTCAAACGAACAGGTCAACAAAAGTCAGGCCAGCAACAACCTCAGCACAATCTACCAAAAAACGTTTGGAAAAAGGATGACAGCTCCGAACTGTCATCCTCGAGTGGTAAGAAAAGGGAACACGACCAAGTAACCATAACGGAGCGTGATCTCTCTGACAAAGACTCAGAAGAGCCCAGGAAACACAAGAAGCAGACCATACACTTTATCTACGGAGGTCCTGCAGGCGGAGACACACAAGTagaaaggaagaagtggagtcgcCAATTATATGTAGGTGAGGTGGTCAGCCTTCCAAAGGGAAAAAAGCAGAGGAGGGAAGCCATTACCTTCTCTGACGATGACCTCCCAGAAGGTCCACTACCTCACCGAGATGCGTTGGTAATCAAGATGGAGATCAACGACAGCATCGTGCATCGCATACTCGTAGACACCGGGAGCTCAGTCAACGTGATGTACTATGACGCTTTCACCAAACTAGGACTGCCCAGAAATCAGCTCAAAGAGGTACGGACTCCACTTTCTGGGTTTACTGGGGATTCAATAGAAACAGAGGGATCCGTGGTACTACCAGTAGAGATAGGCGTGAGCCCCAACACCTCCAAGATGAACATGGAGTTCATTGTGGTGAAACTCACATGTGCCCATAACATCATACTGGGGAGGCCAGCTTTGGAAGATCTGAAGGCAGTAATTTCGATGGAGCACCTGTGCATGAAATTTCCCACGCCATACGGGATAGGAGTTGCGAGAGGAGATCAGAGAGCAGCTCGTAGCTGTTACGTCAAAGCGTGCAAGAAAATTGGACAGAAAGATCTGCAAGTCCACACCATTGCAGAAAGAGTGCTGAAAGAAGAGGAGGGCTAG